Proteins from a single region of bacterium BMS3Abin08:
- the exuT gene encoding hexuronate transporter, with protein sequence MNGNPRIHYGWLIVLAGTLCIFASIGIGRFALGMLLPSMSGTLKLTYSEMGFISTANFVGYLVSVLFAGLLVRKVGTRILIFSSLLLVGISMSLIGKAEGFLAVTVLYTLTGIGSGASNVPMMALVSAWFVRHQRGKAAGIIVIGSGFAILLAGKLIPYINRSTGPEGWRVSWLVLGIIVIASAFVCMVILRNSPEDVGLLPAGSTEGIRRDIENGSTAEGSIYRKAIIYHLGAIYFLFGYTYVIYATFIVTTLVNERKFSEAAAGNFWSWVGILSLLSGPVFGTLSDKLGRKSALITVFTIQTLSYLLVATGLPGGFLYLSLVLYGIVAWSIPSIMAALVGDHMGVEKTAEAFGFITFIFGLGQITGPTVAGMIAETTGSFAGSFFMAAAFTATAVLLTAFLRNPGHEH encoded by the coding sequence ATGAACGGTAACCCACGCATACATTACGGCTGGCTGATTGTCCTTGCAGGGACCCTCTGTATCTTCGCCAGTATCGGTATCGGGAGATTTGCCCTTGGAATGCTGTTGCCGTCGATGTCCGGTACGCTGAAGCTAACCTACTCCGAGATGGGGTTTATCAGCACCGCAAACTTTGTCGGTTACCTTGTCTCAGTTCTATTCGCCGGTCTTCTCGTAAGGAAGGTAGGTACCCGCATTCTCATATTTAGCTCGCTCCTGCTTGTGGGGATCTCTATGTCCCTTATTGGAAAGGCAGAGGGCTTTCTTGCGGTAACGGTACTCTACACACTTACAGGAATAGGCAGTGGCGCTTCAAACGTGCCCATGATGGCCCTTGTATCTGCCTGGTTCGTCCGCCATCAGAGGGGAAAGGCGGCAGGCATTATAGTTATCGGCAGCGGTTTTGCGATCTTGCTTGCCGGAAAGCTTATACCTTATATCAACCGATCAACCGGGCCGGAAGGATGGCGGGTAAGCTGGCTTGTGCTGGGGATTATAGTTATTGCATCTGCATTTGTCTGCATGGTCATCCTGAGAAACAGCCCTGAGGATGTAGGTCTGCTGCCGGCAGGGAGCACGGAAGGCATAAGAAGAGATATTGAAAATGGATCAACTGCCGAGGGTTCCATATATAGAAAAGCGATCATCTACCATCTCGGGGCAATCTACTTCCTCTTTGGATATACCTATGTTATCTATGCAACCTTTATCGTCACTACGCTTGTTAACGAGAGGAAGTTTTCAGAAGCTGCTGCAGGAAACTTCTGGTCATGGGTTGGCATCCTGAGCCTCCTTTCAGGACCGGTGTTCGGAACGCTGTCGGATAAGCTTGGGCGAAAGTCCGCTCTTATTACCGTATTCACAATCCAGACCTTATCCTACCTGCTTGTCGCTACCGGGCTGCCGGGGGGCTTTCTTTACTTATCACTTGTTCTTTATGGTATCGTGGCCTGGAGTATTCCCTCCATAATGGCGGCGCTTGTGGGTGATCATATGGGGGTTGAAAAAACTGCAGAGGCATTCGGTTTTATAACCTTCATCTTTGGACTCGGCCAGATCACGGGCCCTACGGTTGCGGGTATGATTGCAGAGACCACCGGCAGTTTCGCCGGCAGCTTTTTCATGGCTGCCGCCTTTACCGCCACTGCAGTATTGCTGACCGCTTTTCTGAGAAATCCCGGGCATGAACATTGA